A region of the Rhizobium binae genome:
GCCGGAACTCGGCTGTTCGAAGCCCGACAACACCTTGACGAGCGTAGACTTGCCGGCGCCGTTTTCACCCATCAGCGCATGGATTTCACCGGCACGGAGATCGAAATTGACGCTGAAGAGGACCTGCACGCCGCTGAAGGATTTGCATATACGCCTTGCGGACAGCACCACAGGCGCGGTGTCGGCGATCTCCACGGTCATCATGCCTCCCCCAGAAGCGCCTTGCATCCGGCAGCACAGACCGGCAACGCTCCATCACCTTGAACTAGCGCAGATTTTGCTTCTGAAAACCGGTCCCGCTTTTCGGGCACATGCGCTTGCGGCTCCCGTCCGCTTCGGACTTTATGTAAACCTTTACATCCGTCATGTAAAGGTTTACATCGTGGATTTAAGCAGATCCGTCGAAGCCTGCCTTTGACCTCTCGACAAGTCTGTGTAGTGTCGCGGCGAAGACAGCCCCAAGGCAGAGCCCAGTGTCGAATTCCACGCCCGCAACAATCGAAGACGTCGCCCGGATCGCCGAAGTCTCCATCGCAACGGTTTCGCGGGCGATCCACACGCCGGAGAAGGTTGCCAACTCCACGCGGCTCAAAGTCAACCAGGCGATCGCCGTCACCGGCTACACCACCAACGCCATGGCCCGCAGCCTGAGGCTCGGCCGCTCCAACATGATTCTCGTGGTGGCGCCAGACATCGGCGACCCCAATTTCTCCAATATTCTCGTCGGCCTGGAGAACGAGGCGCGCGCCCACGGCTATGGCGTCCTGATCGGCCACACGCAGAACGATGCCCAGCGCGGCCTGGAATATTTGAAATTCTTCAACTCCAACCAGGCGGCCGGGCTGATCCTTTTCACCGGCATCCTGCCTTTCGGTCATCAGACGATGACCGCGCGTCTGCCGCCGAGCGTCGGCGTTTTCGAGCCGGTCTTCAACGGCGGCATTCCCTATGTCGGCGTCGACGATACCGAGGGCGCGCGAAAGGCGGTGGATCTGCTGCTGGCCGAAGGCCATCGCAAGATCGCCTTCATCGGCGATTCGCGCACCCGGCTTGCCTATGTTAGACGCCGCATGGGTTACGATGCCGGCCTCGATGCCGCCGGCGTCCCGCCGGATCTCAGGATCGTGCTCGAAGGCGACGGCACGATCGAAAGCGGCCGGCATGCGGTTGAACAGCTTTTCATGCGCGACACGCTTCCGACCGCCTTCATGTGCGTGAACGATCAGACGGCGATCGGCGTCATGGTGGGGCTCGGGGCGCGCGGCTACGACATTCCAAGGGATTTCTCGGTGACCGGCTTCGACGACGTGCCGCAGGCGGTCTTCATCTCCCCGTCGCTGACAACGATCCGCCAGCCGCGAACGGCGATCGGCAAACAGGCGATGGCGCTGCTGTTGGAGCTCTTGTCCGATGGCCGTCCGGCCGAGACGGAAATCCTGCTGCGGCCGGACCTGGTGGTCCGCAACTCCGTCTCCGCACCGTCGCGCCAATGGTTGAAGCGCTGAAGACGCGATAACAGCCGGCTACAAAGAGCTGCGCCGGCGACCGCTGGCCGCCGGCGCGCTTTATCAGACGTAACGGTTGACGACGTTCTCGAGCAGTTCCTGCTTGCCGGACTTCGGCTGCGGGTTCACGTCTTTGGCCTCGACCCAGTTGGTGATTTCCTCCAGCGAATATTCGCCGCGGAACAGTTTCTGCGCCTCGGCCGATTCCCAGCCGGCGTAACGATCGGCAAGCGGCTGCGACAGAGCCTTGTCCTCGATCATCCTGGCCGCCGCCTTCAGACCGCGGGCGCAGCAATCCATGCCGCCGATATGGCCGATCAGCAGGTCTGCCGGATCGAGCGACTGACGGCGCAGCTTGGCGTCGAAGTTGGTGCCGCCGGTCTTGAAGCCGCCGCCTGCCAGAACGTGGTAATAGGCAAGCGCCATTTCCGGAACATTGTTGGGGAACTGGTCGGTGTCCCAACCGGACTGGTAGTCGTTGCGATTCATGTCGATCGAGCCGAAGATGCCGAGCGCATTGGCAAGCGCCAGTTCGTGCTCGAAGGAGTGGCCGGCCAGGATTGCATGGCCCTGTTCGATGTTGACCTTCACCTCGTTTTCAAGGCCGTGCTTCTTGAGGAAGCCGTAAACGGTCGCGACATCGTAATCATACTGGTGCTTGGTCGGCTCCTGCGGCTTCGGCTCGATCAGAATCGTGCCCTTGAAGCCGATCTTGTGTTTGTATTCGACGACGAGGTTGAGGAAGCGGCCGAGCTGGTCCAACTCGCGCTTGAGATCGGTATTGAGCAGCGTCTCGTAACCTTCACGGCCGCCCCAGAGCACATAGTTCTCGCCGCCGAGCTTCTGCGTGGCGTCGATGCAGGTCTTCACCGTGGCGGCGGCGAAAGCGAAGACGTCGGGATCCGGGTTGGTCGCCGCACCCGACATGTAGCGGCGGTTGGAGAAGAGATTGGCCGTGCCCCAGAGCAGCTTGGTGCCTGTCGCCGCCTGCTTCTCGGCGAAGTAGTCGACGATCTCGTTGAGGTTTTTGGTGTTCTCGGCAAAGTTCTTGCCCTCGGGACGTACGTCGGCGTCATGGAAGCAGTAATAGGGCGCGCCGAGCAGCGAGAAGAATTCGAAAGCGACGTCGGCCTTGAGCTTGGCAGCCTTCATCGTATCTTCGAACCAGGGACGCAGGAAGGTCTCGCCACCGAAGGGATCGCCGCCCGGCCAAGTGAAGGTGTGCCAATAGGCCACCGCAAAACGCAGATGGTCTTCCATGCGCTTGCCGAGAACGATCTCGTCCGGCTGGTAATGGCGGAAGGCCAGCGGATTGGTGCTGTCGGGGCCTTCATATTTGATTTTCTGGATATCGCCGAAAAATCCGGTGCTCATGTCAGGTCTCCTTGGGTTCTCGTAGTTCAGTTTGATCGTTCGTGCCGTTCAGCCCCCACATCCGACCCTCCGGGCCACCTTCTCCGCCAGGGGAGACGATTTGAGGCGCCGCTGCGAGTCTCTTCTCCGCTGCGGGGAGAAGGTGCCGGCAGGCGGATGAGGGCCACAGGCTCCAGTTTCAATGCGCCAGCGATTTGATCGCCGGATAGAGTGCGCGGTAACGCGTATAGGCATCCTCATAAGCGCCGCTCAGCGCCGACACCGGTTCGATCGTGCCTGATGTCACCGGCGGCGTGCACACCGCAATCGGATCGGCACCTGTCGCGGCGATCAGGCCGAGGCGGGCGGCACCGAAGGCCGCGCCGAAATCGCCGTCGGCGGGAAGGTCGACCGGAACACCGAGGGCAGTGGCGATCGCCGCCAGCCAGTAATGCGAGCGCGAACCGCCGCCGATTGCCGTGACGCGAGATATGCCCGTACCGGCCGACCGCAGCGCCTCGAGATTGTCGCGAATGGCGAAGGCGACACCTTCGAGCACGGCCTGGGTCAGCACGGCGCGGCTGCTTTCATGTTCCAGCCCGATGAAGGCGCCGCGGACGACCGCATCGTTGTGCGGCGTGCGTTCGCCGGAAAGATAAGGCAGGAAGGTCACGCCGGTCGGCGCCTTCAGGTTCTCGCCGAGTTCGCCTGTGAGATCGCCGGCCGATTTGCCGGTCACGCCGGAATGCCAGTTGAGCGCATCGGTGGCCGACAGGATGACGCCCATCTGATGCCAAGTATTCGGCAGCGCGTGACAGAAGGCATGCACGGCGCTTTCCGGCTTCGGCAGATAGGAACCGTTGGCGGCAAAAAGCACGCCCGAGGTGCCGAGCGAGACGAAGGCAGCGCCATCGCTGACGGTTCCCATGCCGCAGGCCGAGGCCGCATTGTCGCCCGCGCCGCCGGCAACGACGACATCCCCTGATATGCCCCATTGTGCCGCCAGTTCGCAGCGTAGTCTGCCGGCCTGTGCCGTGCCTTCGACAAGCGCCGGCATCTGCTCTTCCGAAAGATCGGTAGCGGCGAGCAATTCGGACGACCAGGCGCGCTTGCCGGTGTCGAGCCAGGAAGTGCCGGCCGAATCGGACATTTCGGAAATATATTCGCCGGTCAGCCAAAGACGCAGATAGTCCTTCGGCAGCAGCACCTTGGCGATCTTGGAGAAAACGTCCGGCTCATGCTTCCTGACCCAGGCGATTTTCGGTGCCGTAAAGCCGGGGAAGACGATATTGCCGGTCAGCGCGCGGAAACGCGGATCGGCGTCGAGCGCGGCGGCCTCGACATAGCTGCGCGTATCGTTCCAGAGGATGCACGGGCGCAGCACCTTGTCGGCGGCATCGATCAGCGTCGCGCCGTGCATCTGTCCGGAAAGGCCGATACCGCTCACCGCGGCAAGCTCTTTCGGATGTTTCGCCTTGAGACCGGCGACGGCCTCTTGCGCGGCGCGCACCCAATGGGCCGGATCCTGTTCCGACCAGCCGGAATGTGGACGCGATACGTCGAGCGAACCGTTGGCCGAGCCGACGATCGTCTGATCGCCGTCGATCAGCATCGCCTTGACGCCGGAGGTTCCGAGATCGAGACCGAGATACATGGGGTTGCTCCTTTGCCTTTACGGCAGATTGTCCTTCAGGAATATGTCGAGACGGATGCGCTCCTGCGCGTCGATGACCGGGAGCCCGTCCGCCTTGGCTTTCAGCACGCGGATCGCGCTGCGCACTTCATGGCCGGCGTCCTGATTGAGGATCGCATCGATCGTATTGTCGGTGAGCGCCGCCCGCGTATGGGTGGTCAGTTCATGGGCGATGACAGTGAGCGTCCGGTCGACGGCCTTCTCCTTCAGAGCCCGGATGAGGCCGCGATTGCCGGCGCCGAGGCTGTAGACACCGACAATGCCGGCATTTCGGGCAAGCGCGTCGGCCACGAGCATATGGGCGATCTCCGGATCGTCACGGCCTTCGAGAACCGGGAGGATCGCCAGATCGGGAAATTCCTCGGCCATGACGGCGGTGAAGCCCTCCAGCCGCTCGCGATGGTCGCGCACCAGCATGGATCCGGCGAGCACGGCGATCTCGCCGTTTCGCGCGCCTAGAAAGCGGCCGAGCAGACGCGCCGCCGTGCGGCCGGCGGCGATATTGTCGACGCCGGCATAGTGGTGGCGCAGCGAGCCGGTGAGGTCGGACACAAGGGTGACGATGGGAAAGCCCGCATGTATCAGCCTGTCAACGGTGGCGCGCACCTCAGGCGCATCGGTGGCGACCATGGCAACGCCGCAAGGCTTTCCTTGAGAGAGTTCTTCGAGCACAACGACGAGAGCGGCCGGATCGAAGGCCGGCACCTCAATGGTGCGAATATCGGTGCGCTCGGCAGCCGAACGGAGGATCGCTTGCCGGATTTCGCCGTTGAGCCCGTGCATGAAGGAATTGTCGCTGGCCGGCAGGATGAAGACCAGCGGATAGGTGCGGCCCTTGGCAAGATTGGCCGCAGCCACGTCTCTGATATAACCGAGCTCGCGGATCGCGGTCTCGACCTTTTCCCGCGTGACATGGCGCACACCCGGACGCCGGTTGAGAACCCGATCGACGGTTGCAAGACTGACCCCGGCAGCGGCAGCGATATCGTGAACTGTTGGCCTCATCATTCCTCCCGACGAGACCATTAACGCCAATTTTGATGTACGTAAATCAAAAAATAAAGCGGGCCGACTCGCGCGTCGCTTTTCCCACATTGCCGCCGGCCGCGGGCCGGTAGGCAGGACGATTATTGGCTGATCGCATAGAGGCCGGAAAACTGCAAACAAAAAGGCCCTCCGGAGAGGACCTTTTCATGGGACGGCAGGCCGGAGGTCAGTGGCCGCCACCGCCTCCCCCGCCTTGCGGCGCGGGTTTCTGGATCATCGCGACCCCAAGGATCATTGCGACGAAAAGCGCGGTCAGGATCAGGAAGACATCGCTGAAGGAAAGGATGACCGCCTGCTTGGTGGCAAGGCCGACCATCTGTTTGATCGCTACCGAACTGCCGTCCATGCCATAGCTGTTGAAATTGGCGGCCATGTTGTTCATCTGGTCGATCGCCGCCGGATTGCCCCAGTCCATATTTTCCCGCAGCCGCTCATAGTGTACGTCCTGCCGGTTAGTCAGCACGGTGTTGATGACGGCAAGGCCGACGGCGCCGCCGAGGTTTCTGGTCAGGTTGAACAGGCCGGACGCGCCGCGGATGCGCGAGGGCGGCATGGTGCCGAGCGCGATATTGTTGATCGGCACCATGCACATCATCAGCCCGAAGCCGCGCAGGATTTGCGGGATGAAGAGCTCGTAAAAGTCCCAATCCGCCGTCAGATGGATCATGATATATGTGCCGGCGGCAAAACTGATGAAGCCGATTACCATCATCAGGCGCAGATCC
Encoded here:
- a CDS encoding LacI family DNA-binding transcriptional regulator, which encodes MSNSTPATIEDVARIAEVSIATVSRAIHTPEKVANSTRLKVNQAIAVTGYTTNAMARSLRLGRSNMILVVAPDIGDPNFSNILVGLENEARAHGYGVLIGHTQNDAQRGLEYLKFFNSNQAAGLILFTGILPFGHQTMTARLPPSVGVFEPVFNGGIPYVGVDDTEGARKAVDLLLAEGHRKIAFIGDSRTRLAYVRRRMGYDAGLDAAGVPPDLRIVLEGDGTIESGRHAVEQLFMRDTLPTAFMCVNDQTAIGVMVGLGARGYDIPRDFSVTGFDDVPQAVFISPSLTTIRQPRTAIGKQAMALLLELLSDGRPAETEILLRPDLVVRNSVSAPSRQWLKR
- the xylA gene encoding xylose isomerase → MSTGFFGDIQKIKYEGPDSTNPLAFRHYQPDEIVLGKRMEDHLRFAVAYWHTFTWPGGDPFGGETFLRPWFEDTMKAAKLKADVAFEFFSLLGAPYYCFHDADVRPEGKNFAENTKNLNEIVDYFAEKQAATGTKLLWGTANLFSNRRYMSGAATNPDPDVFAFAAATVKTCIDATQKLGGENYVLWGGREGYETLLNTDLKRELDQLGRFLNLVVEYKHKIGFKGTILIEPKPQEPTKHQYDYDVATVYGFLKKHGLENEVKVNIEQGHAILAGHSFEHELALANALGIFGSIDMNRNDYQSGWDTDQFPNNVPEMALAYYHVLAGGGFKTGGTNFDAKLRRQSLDPADLLIGHIGGMDCCARGLKAAARMIEDKALSQPLADRYAGWESAEAQKLFRGEYSLEEITNWVEAKDVNPQPKSGKQELLENVVNRYV
- the xylB gene encoding xylulokinase; translated protein: MYLGLDLGTSGVKAMLIDGDQTIVGSANGSLDVSRPHSGWSEQDPAHWVRAAQEAVAGLKAKHPKELAAVSGIGLSGQMHGATLIDAADKVLRPCILWNDTRSYVEAAALDADPRFRALTGNIVFPGFTAPKIAWVRKHEPDVFSKIAKVLLPKDYLRLWLTGEYISEMSDSAGTSWLDTGKRAWSSELLAATDLSEEQMPALVEGTAQAGRLRCELAAQWGISGDVVVAGGAGDNAASACGMGTVSDGAAFVSLGTSGVLFAANGSYLPKPESAVHAFCHALPNTWHQMGVILSATDALNWHSGVTGKSAGDLTGELGENLKAPTGVTFLPYLSGERTPHNDAVVRGAFIGLEHESSRAVLTQAVLEGVAFAIRDNLEALRSAGTGISRVTAIGGGSRSHYWLAAIATALGVPVDLPADGDFGAAFGAARLGLIAATGADPIAVCTPPVTSGTIEPVSALSGAYEDAYTRYRALYPAIKSLAH
- a CDS encoding LacI family DNA-binding transcriptional regulator, which translates into the protein MRPTVHDIAAAAGVSLATVDRVLNRRPGVRHVTREKVETAIRELGYIRDVAAANLAKGRTYPLVFILPASDNSFMHGLNGEIRQAILRSAAERTDIRTIEVPAFDPAALVVVLEELSQGKPCGVAMVATDAPEVRATVDRLIHAGFPIVTLVSDLTGSLRHHYAGVDNIAAGRTAARLLGRFLGARNGEIAVLAGSMLVRDHRERLEGFTAVMAEEFPDLAILPVLEGRDDPEIAHMLVADALARNAGIVGVYSLGAGNRGLIRALKEKAVDRTLTVIAHELTTHTRAALTDNTIDAILNQDAGHEVRSAIRVLKAKADGLPVIDAQERIRLDIFLKDNLP